The Diospyros lotus cultivar Yz01 chromosome 15, ASM1463336v1, whole genome shotgun sequence genome has a window encoding:
- the LOC127791727 gene encoding uncharacterized protein LOC127791727, giving the protein MATRTQPSRAAGGNPVPEPSQQNPPQSPPGRARSPEGPPPPPDRIALLEGQVQRLTELLMGFLDRQHQQAQHSRAKERHEPPREEESYRRDENPQRPGQDDGHGEAAESFDLSFVQQRQERRLRQLEEEMAALKPKTGEAQGPRINQPLSLEIMAAIPPERLRISAIKPYAGTSDPMDHLDLFTSHMMVQDASDVMWCRVFLSTLERHAWAWYSNLAHHSIVSFAQLRGSFLAHFAPLRRHRRSTMALVSMKQNQGEPLKDFVSRFNMEALSIENFDHSVAMVAFQNALRPGPFAQSLAKMPPKILATIEGKNYLKKPRPMKAPSDKRNRSKYCRFHRDHGHDTEECHQLKEEIQELINRGFLRSYVAKEGDSRGRNDRRSRSRSPPKRDRTEDRNRAQRERSHRGENDHPQPSIFHTLAAGEVPVMKDEKSSDVRLKRSRSVDPISFSDSDLPGYPTRNDPLVITAELGKWELRRILVDLGSSSEILYRQAFLGMGYEMTQLRAARVPLVGFDGEVVYSEGIIQLPLTVGKGSRTSRVMLDILVADVPSAYNMILGRSGLNALRAIPSTYHMMMKFPTDRGTGGVRGDLRLARECYMASIGITKGKEAGSQKDADPPKEVSFLLEGLEDPKTAEPVDELEEVPLEKDCPS; this is encoded by the exons ATGGCAACCAGAACACAGCCGTCTCGGGCTGCGGGAGGCAACCCCGTTCCAGAGCCGAGTCAGCAGAACCCTCCCCAAAGCCCGCCAGGGAGGGCTCGGAGTCCGGAGGGCCCTCCACCTCCGCCCGATCGGATAGCACTCTTGGAGGGTCAAGTGCAACGATTGACGGAGTTACTCATGGGTTTTCTAGATCGCCAGCATCAGCAAGCCCAGCATTCTCGGGCGAAAGAAAGGCACGAGCCCCCAAGAGAGGAGGAGTCATATCGGCGGGATGAGAATCCGCAGAGGCCGGGACAAGATGATGGTCATGGCGAGGCGGCCGAGTCTTTTGACTTGTCGTTTGTGCAGCAACGGCAGGAAAGAAGATTGCGGCAGTTAGAGGAGGAGATGGCCGCCCTAAAGCCGAAGACTGGAGAGGCTCAGGGACCAAGGATAAATCAGCCCCTTAGCCTAGAGATCATGGCGGCCATACCACCGGAGCGTCTCCGTATCTCGGCCATTAAGCCTTACGCAGGGACCTCTGACCCGATGGATCACCTTGATCTCTTTACCTCTCATATGATGGTACAGGACGCCTCAGACGTGATGTGGTGTAGGGTTTTCTTGTCCACCCTGGAGAGACATGCATGGGCTTGGTATTCAAATCTGGCTCATCATTCCATCGTAAGTTTTGCGCAACTCCGAGGCAGCTTTCTAGCGCATTTTGCACCTCTCCGGAGACATCGAAGGTCCACCATGGCCTTGGTAAGCATGAAGCAGAACCAAGGAGAGCCCTTGAAGGATTTCGTTTCACGATTTAATATGGAAGCCTTGAGCATAGAGAACTTTGACCATAGCGTagctatggtggcattccagaacgCCCTGAGGCCCGGCCCTTTCGCCCAATCATTAGCCAAAATGCCTCCGA AGATCCTTGCTACTATTGAGGGTAAAAACTACTTGAAAAAGCCTCGGCCGATGAAGGCACCATCCGACAAAAGGAACAGAAGTAAATATTGTCGATTTCATCGGGATCATGGTCATGACACGGAGGAATGTCAccaattaaaggaggagattcAGGAACTTATCAATCGGGGTTTCCTGAGGAGCTACGTGGCTAAAGAAGGTGATTCTCGGGGAAGAAATGATCGACGGTCGCGATCGAGAAGCCCCCCTAAGAGGGACCGCACGGAGGATCGAAATCGGGCTCAGCGGGAGAGATCACATCGAGGGGAAAACGATCATCCTCAGCCTTCGATATTCCATACACTCGCAGCAGGGGAGGTCCCAGTCATGAAGGATGAAAAGAGTAGTGACGTCCGGCTGAAAAGATCGAGGAGTgtggatccaatctctttttcagatagcGACCTCCCGGGATACCCGACTCGAAATGACCCACTGGTGATAACAGCTGAACTCGGGAAGTGGGAACTTCGGAGGATCCTCGTGGATCTAGGAAGCTCTTCAGAAATCTTGTATCGgcaagccttcttaggcatggggtaTGAAATGACACAGTTGAGGGCAGCGAGGGtccctttggtgggatttgatggtgaaGTCGTATACTCAGAAGGGATCATTCAGCTCCCATTGACGGTAGGGAAAGGTTCCCGAACTTCTCGAGTTATGCTAGACATCCTGGTAGCAGACGTGCCTTCAGCTTACAACATGATTCTAGGAAGATCTGGTCTCAATGCCCTTCGAGCCATCCCAagcacatatcatatgatgatgaagtttcccacAGATAGGGGGACGGGCGGAGTACGGGGAGATTTGCGCTTAGCCCgtgaatgttacatggcctctATAGGCATTACGAAGGGTAAAGAAGCAGGGTCGCAAAAGGACGCTGACCCCCCGAAGGAGGTCAGTTTTTTACTGGAAGGGCTCGAAGATCCCAAAACAGCAGAGCCGGTggatgaattggaagaagtacCTCTGGAAAAAGATTGCCCAAGCTGA
- the LOC127792679 gene encoding probable glutathione S-transferase: MASHGVVLLNSWVSSFGMRVMIALKEKGVEYEYREENLIDKSQLLLEMNPIHKKIPVLIHNGKPVCESLIIVQYIDEVWNEKYPLLPSDPYQRAQARFWADYVDQKLYGALGKVLQTKGEEQEAGKEEFVDVLKVLEGALGEKPYFGGEKFGYVDIALVTFYCWFYAYETFGGLNIEAECPKLIAWAKRCMERESVSKSLADPHKAYDFVVGRRKKFGVD, encoded by the exons ATGGCTTCTCATGGGGTTGTTCTGCTGAATTCATGGGTGAGCTCGTTTGGAATGAGGGTCATGATTGCGCTGAAAGAGAAGGGCGTTGAGTACGAGTACAGAGAGGAGAATTTGATCGACAAGAGCCAGCTCCTACTGGAGATGAACCCGATTCACAAGAAGATCCCTGTTCTCATCCACAATGGAAAACCAGTCTGTGAATCCCTTATAATTGTTCAGTATATTGATGAGGTCTGGAACGAGAAATACCCACTCTTGCCCTCTGATCCTTACCAGAGAGCCCAGGCCAGATTCTGGGCTGACTATGTCGACCAAAAG TTGTATGGTGCTCTGGGGAAGGTGTTGCAAACAAAAGGGGAGGAACAGGAGGCAGGCAAGGAGGAGTTCGTAGATGTCCTGAAAGTGCTGGAAGGAGCACTTGGGGAGAAGCCATATTTTGGTGGGGAGAAATTTGGGTACGTGGACATAGCTCTGGTGACCTTCTATTGCTGGTTTTATGCCTATGAAACTTTTGGGGGCTTGAACATAGAGGCAGAGTGCCCCAAGCTGATAGCTTGGGCCAAGAGGTGCATGGAGAGGGAGAGTGTTTCCAAGTCCCTGGCCGACCCCCACAAGGCCTATGACTTTGTTGTGGGGCGCAGAAAGAAGTTTGGTGTTGATTAA